One Phoenix dactylifera cultivar Barhee BC4 chromosome 14, palm_55x_up_171113_PBpolish2nd_filt_p, whole genome shotgun sequence DNA window includes the following coding sequences:
- the LOC103701246 gene encoding cellulose synthase-like protein H1: protein MATHHNLPLQERISLKNTFQRVSSLLILALLLSLLLYRLTSLHSHGSIWLIAFLCESWFTFIWVLFMNAKWNPVKYKTYPERLLKRSDDLPAVDMFVTTADPKLEPPIITANTVLSLLAVEYPAHKLACYVSDDGGSPITFYSLVEASKFAKLWVPFCKKYNVRVRAPFVYFSSEPQASQTLSQEFTDTWRYMKNKYEELSRKIDDAAKDYISHHMNDELADFSNIERGNHPSLIKVIWENKEGLEGGIPHLVYVAREKRPKHPHHYKAGAMNVLARVSGVMTNAPFMLNVDCDMFANNPEVILHGMCLLLGFDNEVSSGFVQAPQQFYGALKDDPFGNQLVVLQELIGGGIGGLQGPFYGGTGCFHRRKIICSPPRPAGVSKHDELSYKELQRIYGDSRELIESASQITSGKIRESSCVDDLSSSVEAAKRVASCTYEFNTCWGNKIGWAYGSMTEDVLTGLRIHSMGWKSVYLILDPPAFLGSAPTGGPASLTQYKRWSTGLLEILLSRRSPILATFAKRLEFRMNLAYLLITVWALRSIGELCYALLPAYCLITNTSFMPKASEPVFVIPLALFLICNMHSLMEYVQCGLSVRAYWNNQRMNRIFAMTAWLLGLLAVLLKTLGLSETVFEVTRKDQQSDTNDTDKDPGRFTFDNSPLFVSGTAVLLANLAALAVGLLRLRRPVVGPGLGEFVCSVWVVLSFWPFARGLVGRGSYGIPWPVIWKAAVLASLFVQFCALEWVH from the exons ATGGCGACCCACCACAACCTCCCTCTCCAAGAGAGAATCTCCCTAAAGAACACTTTCCAAAGAGTCTCAAGCCTTCTCAtcctcgccctcctcctctccctcctcctctatcGCCTCACCTCACTCCATAGCCATGGCTCCATTTGGCTCATCGCCTTCCTCTGCGAGTCTTGGTTCACCTTCATCTGGGTCCTCTTCATGAATGCCAAATGGAACCCGGTCAAGTACAAAACCTACCCCGAACGCCTCCTGAAGAG ATCCGATGATCTCCCAGCTGTGGACATGTTCGTCACCACGGCGGACCCCAAGCTCGAGCCTCCGATCATCACGGCGAACACCGTGCTCTCTTTGCTGGCTGTGGAATACCCAGCTCACAAGCTCGCTTGCTATGTTTCGGACGATGGAGGCTCGCCCATCACCTTCTATTCTCTCGTGGAAGCTTCAAAATTTGCGAAGCTATGGGTTCCTTTCTGCAAGAAGTACAACGTTAGAGTGAGAGCTCCCTTTGTGTACTTCTCTTCTGAGCCGCAAGCTTCACAAACTCTCTCACAAGAATTCACGGACACTTGGAGATACATGAAG AATAAGTATGAGGAGTTAAGTCGAAAAATTGATGATGCTGCTAAAGATTACATTTCGCATCACATGAATGATGAGCTTGCTGATTTCTCAAATATTGAACGAGGAAACCATCCAAGCCTAATTAAG GTTATATGGGAGAACAAGGAGGGCTTAGAAGGTGGCATCCCCCATCTAGTATATGTGGCTAGAGAGAAGAGGCCAAAACATCCACATCATTACAAAGCTGGAGCTATGAACGTTCTG GCAAGGGTCTCAGGAGTGATGACAAATGCTCCATTCATGCTCAATGTGGACTGTGACATGTTTGCTAATAATCCTGAGGTCATTCTTCATGGCATGTGCCTGCTACTCGGGTTTGACAACGAGGTGTCAAGTGGATTTGTTCAAGCACCACAGCAGTTCTATGGGGCTCTCAAGGATGATCCCTTTGGGAATCAATTAGTGGTCTTGCAAGAG CTTATTGGGGGAGGAATTGGAGGACTTCAAGGTCCATTTTATGGAGGGACTGGATGCTTTCACCGAAGAAAAATTATATGTTCTCCACCTAGGCCTGCTGGAGTTAGCAAACATG ATGAGTTATCTTACAAAGAACTACAAAGGATTTATGGGGATTCCAGAGAATTAATAGagtcagcttctcaaataacTTCAGGAAAAATTAGAGAAAGTTCATGCGTCGACGATCTTTCAAGCAGCGTAGAAGCTGCTAAAAGAGTTGCCTCCTGTACCTACGAGTTCAATACATGTTGGGGAAACAAG attGGATGGGCCTATGGCTCGATGACAGAAGACGTCCTTACCGGGCTTAGAATTCATTCGATGGGTTGGAAATCAGTGTACCTGATACTAGATCCACCTGCATTCCTCGGAAGTGCCCCGACCGGAGGTCCGGCGAGCTTGACTCAATACAAGAGGTGGTCCACAGGCCTTCTTGAGATCTTATTGTCTAGGAGGAGCCCCATACTTGCCACCTTCGCCAAGCGGCTCGAGTTTCGGATGAACTTGGCCTATTTGCTTATAACTGTTTGGGCCTTACGCTCCATCGGAGAGCTCTGCTATGCTTTGCTCCCTGCTTACTGTCTCATTACCAATACCTCCTTCATGCCCAAG GCCTCAGAACCTGTTTTCGTGATTCCTTTGGCTCTCTTCCTCATCTGCAACATGCACTCGTTAATGGAGTACGTCCAATGCGGACTCTCAGTCCGCGCTTATTGGAACAACCAGAGGATGAATAGGATCTTCGCAATGACTGCATGGCTCTTAGGTTTGCTTGCCGTCCTCCTCAAGACCCTTGGCCTCTCCGAGACAGTATTCGAAGTCACCCGAAAGGACCAACAATCCGATACCAATGATACGGACAAAGACCCCGGGAGGTTTACCTTCGACAACTCGCCATTGTTTGTCTCTGGCACTGCAGTGCTGCTCGCGAACCTGGCGGCGCTCGCCGTCGGCCTGCTACGGCTTCGCCGGCCGGTCGTTGGACCGGGGCTTGGAGAGTTTGTTTGCAGTGTTTGGGTGGTGCTCAGCTTCTGGCCATTCGCGAGGGGTCTTGTAGGGAGGGGGAGTTATGGAATCCCTTGGCCTGTCATTTGGAAAGCTGCTGTCTTGGCGTCTCTCTTCGTGCAGTTTTGTGCATTGGAATGGGTGCATTAG